A region of Mesorhizobium sp. AR02 DNA encodes the following proteins:
- a CDS encoding RsmB/NOP family class I SAM-dependent RNA methyltransferase — MVVSVAAPRRTGSGDQDHKDGGEFVAGLAARKAAARLLAAVIDARTPLDGLTDHENGHPQYKALDLRDRGLVRAILVTALRFRMTITGLLARRLEKPLPPNATALSHILHVAAAQILFLDIPDSAAVDLAVTHAKSDPRTQRFSGLVNGVLRTLARAKDTELPAALAATDEAPKWFSDRLKAAYGADKARQILEAHRVEAPVDFSVKADPELWAEKLGGIVLPTGTVRVENLVGAVTELPGFAEGAWWVQDAAASLPARLFGDVSGLRVADLCAAPGGKTAQLILAGARVTAVDTSKNRLARLAQNLDRLGLSANIVQADLIKYEPEELFDAVLLDAPCSSTGTVRRHPDVPWTKTAADVEKLADLQRRLLARAITLVKPGGRIVFSNCSLDPLEGEDLYRAFLKETPDAVDDPLRQGEIAGIDSFLTQQGTLRTTPTDLDLGAPERSGLDGFFAARMRRAG, encoded by the coding sequence ATGGTCGTGAGCGTGGCAGCACCTCGGCGCACAGGTTCAGGCGATCAGGATCATAAAGACGGCGGCGAATTCGTCGCCGGTCTCGCCGCCCGCAAGGCGGCGGCGCGCCTGCTTGCCGCGGTCATCGACGCCCGTACGCCGCTCGACGGTTTGACCGACCACGAGAACGGCCACCCGCAATACAAGGCACTCGATTTGCGCGACCGAGGCCTGGTGCGGGCCATCCTGGTCACCGCGCTGCGCTTCCGCATGACCATTACTGGGCTGCTGGCGCGGCGCCTGGAAAAGCCGCTGCCGCCCAACGCCACCGCTTTGTCCCACATACTGCATGTGGCGGCGGCGCAAATCCTGTTCCTCGATATTCCCGACAGCGCCGCTGTCGACCTGGCGGTCACCCACGCCAAGTCCGATCCGCGCACCCAGCGCTTTTCCGGACTGGTCAATGGCGTGCTGCGCACGCTGGCGCGCGCCAAGGACACAGAACTGCCCGCCGCCCTTGCCGCCACCGACGAAGCGCCAAAATGGTTTTCCGACCGGCTGAAGGCCGCCTATGGCGCTGACAAGGCCCGACAGATCCTCGAAGCCCATCGCGTTGAGGCGCCCGTCGACTTCTCGGTCAAGGCCGATCCCGAACTCTGGGCCGAAAAGCTCGGCGGCATCGTCCTGCCCACCGGCACGGTGCGCGTGGAAAACCTTGTCGGTGCCGTTACCGAACTGCCCGGCTTCGCGGAAGGCGCCTGGTGGGTCCAGGATGCCGCGGCCAGCTTGCCGGCTCGGCTGTTCGGCGATGTCAGCGGATTGCGTGTTGCCGATCTCTGCGCCGCGCCCGGCGGCAAGACCGCCCAGCTGATCCTGGCCGGCGCCAGGGTCACCGCCGTCGACACCTCGAAGAACCGGCTGGCGCGGCTGGCGCAGAATCTCGACCGCCTCGGCCTGTCGGCCAACATCGTCCAGGCCGACCTCATCAAATACGAGCCGGAAGAACTGTTCGACGCCGTGCTGCTCGACGCACCGTGCTCGTCGACCGGCACGGTGCGCCGGCATCCCGACGTGCCATGGACCAAGACGGCCGCCGATGTCGAAAAGCTCGCCGACCTGCAAAGGCGGTTGCTCGCCCGCGCCATCACGCTGGTCAAACCTGGCGGCCGGATCGTCTTTTCCAACTGTTCGCTCGACCCGCTCGAAGGCGAGGATCTCTATCGCGCTTTTCTGAAGGAAACGCCTGATGCCGTCGACGATCCGCTGCGGCAAGGCGAGATCGCCGGCATCGATTCGTTCCTGACGCAACAAGGCACGCTGCGCACCACGCCCACCGATCTCGACCTCGGCGCGCCGGAGCGCTCGGGCCTGGACGGCTTCTTCGCCGCCCGCATGCGCCGAGCCGGCTAA
- a CDS encoding HAD-IA family hydrolase: MFAGRKFAAFLFDMDGTLINSIASAERVWSDWARRHGLDVAAFLPTIHGVRAIETITNLALPGVDPAHEADLLLKVEAADLDGIVPIPGAVAFLKALPGESWAIVTSAPRSLALARMQAAGIPVPAVIVAAEDVSRGKPAPDCFRLGAERLGVDARDCLVFEDAPAGIAAAEAAQASVMVINATHAHPLPTQHAAIASYDTVGITIDERGWLALEAQRSAA, from the coding sequence ATGTTTGCTGGCAGAAAATTCGCCGCCTTCCTTTTCGACATGGACGGCACCCTCATCAATTCCATCGCCTCGGCGGAGCGGGTGTGGAGCGATTGGGCACGCCGGCACGGCCTCGACGTCGCCGCCTTCCTGCCGACGATCCACGGCGTGCGGGCGATCGAGACCATCACCAACCTTGCCCTTCCAGGCGTCGATCCGGCGCATGAGGCCGACTTGCTGCTGAAGGTCGAGGCCGCCGATCTGGACGGCATCGTCCCGATCCCCGGCGCCGTGGCCTTTCTCAAGGCGCTGCCAGGCGAGAGCTGGGCGATCGTCACCTCGGCGCCACGCTCTTTGGCGCTTGCACGCATGCAGGCTGCTGGCATTCCTGTCCCCGCGGTCATCGTTGCGGCCGAAGACGTTTCCCGTGGCAAGCCGGCGCCCGATTGTTTTCGGCTTGGCGCGGAACGACTCGGCGTCGATGCGCGCGACTGCCTGGTGTTCGAGGATGCCCCGGCCGGCATCGCGGCGGCCGAGGCGGCGCAAGCTTCGGTCATGGTGATCAACGCCACACACGCGCATCCGTTGCCGACACAGCATGCCGCGATTGCGAGCTACGACACTGTCGGCATCACCATCGACGAGCGCGGCTGGCTGGCGCTTGAGGCGCAACGCAGCGCCGCGTAG
- a CDS encoding DUF1674 domain-containing protein, producing the protein MTDETSKTPAGPDDDAPPKELTPAARRALAEAEARRTEYREKEAALPREIGGRGGKEPGRYGDWEVKGLTSDF; encoded by the coding sequence ATGACCGACGAAACCAGTAAAACGCCCGCCGGCCCGGATGACGATGCGCCGCCGAAAGAACTGACGCCTGCCGCGCGGCGGGCACTGGCCGAGGCCGAGGCGCGGCGCACCGAATATCGCGAGAAGGAAGCCGCGCTGCCTCGGGAAATCGGTGGCCGCGGCGGCAAGGAACCCGGCCGCTATGGCGACTGGGAAGTCAAAGGCCTGACCAGCGACTTCTAG
- a CDS encoding transglutaminase-like domain-containing protein, protein MLIRLGYEISIECIEATPVISLLEIHKDRQADIKRQTRVLTSPSVPTKLYHDLHGNGCRRFTAPAGTFRILYDAVIEDSGETDEVNTLAREVPVAELPDEVLGYLLGSRYCETDHLSNLAWQLFGHLPSGWARVQAIVDYVHNRLSFGYGYARSTRTAAQAHEERVGVCRDFAHLAITLCRCMNIPARYVNGYLGDIGVPVDPAPMDFSAWMEVFLDGKWYTFDPRHNRPRTGRVVIARGRDATDVPLLHSFGPHRLSLFKVWTYEQEGNLFNPPYHGIDRTVSAQMLA, encoded by the coding sequence ATGCTGATCCGGCTCGGCTACGAAATCTCCATTGAATGCATCGAGGCCACTCCGGTGATTTCGCTGCTCGAGATCCACAAGGACAGGCAGGCCGACATCAAGCGGCAGACGCGGGTGCTGACATCGCCTTCGGTGCCGACCAAGCTCTACCATGACCTGCATGGCAATGGTTGCCGCCGCTTCACCGCGCCAGCCGGCACCTTTCGCATCCTCTACGATGCGGTCATCGAGGACAGCGGCGAGACGGACGAGGTCAATACGCTGGCGAGGGAAGTGCCGGTGGCCGAATTGCCGGACGAGGTGCTCGGTTACCTCCTTGGCAGCCGCTATTGCGAGACCGATCACCTCAGCAACCTCGCCTGGCAGCTGTTCGGTCATCTTCCCTCCGGCTGGGCGCGGGTGCAGGCGATCGTCGACTATGTCCACAACCGGCTGTCGTTCGGCTACGGCTATGCGCGTTCGACCCGCACGGCGGCGCAGGCGCATGAGGAACGGGTCGGCGTCTGCCGCGACTTCGCCCATCTGGCGATCACGCTCTGCCGCTGCATGAACATTCCGGCGCGTTATGTGAACGGCTATCTCGGCGACATCGGCGTGCCGGTCGATCCGGCGCCGATGGATTTCTCGGCCTGGATGGAAGTGTTCCTCGACGGCAAGTGGTACACGTTCGATCCACGCCACAACCGGCCCCGGACCGGCCGCGTCGTCATCGCGCGCGGCCGCGACGCCACCGACGTGCCCTTGCTGCACAGCTTTGGCCCGCACCGGCTCAGCCTGTTCAAGGTGTGGACCTATGAACAGGAAGGCAATCTGTTCAATCCGCCCTATCACGGCATCGACAGGACGGTCAGCGCGCAGATGCTTGCCTAG
- a CDS encoding pilus assembly protein, producing the protein MRNYGGLVHAVGGFARHRGGNFAVLFGFAASVLALAGGFSVNISQLYNARSSLQGVVDAAVTSTARDLTTGVIKEADANKAVKAFLDANGTAGILQAGQVALDRLIVDKTAKTVQVDAHVDVALFFPVFGMGDTKRVTASTTSLYSDKTIEVAMMLDVTGSMAGQKIKDLKTAAANAVDSFLGSQDPNRPRVRVSIVPYANSVNAGQLAASSVYVEANASERKQAPGNASAQSASASPRPDNCATERKGADQYSDAGPDSSMVNRDYLLSGFAANTRTAACPVAALVPLTADAATLKNVIKDLVASGGTAGHIGVQWTWYMLSESWGSVLNASQRPARFDPKKVGKYAILMTDGEFNLSYFDATGVDGVYNDAGKETTRTAATKLCAAMRNKGIEIFTIGFKLDEANAVTTLQTCASPDTGSVKHFYQAADGIELDTAFQTIARNIETLALTK; encoded by the coding sequence ATGCGAAATTACGGGGGTCTTGTTCACGCGGTCGGCGGGTTCGCCAGACATCGCGGTGGAAATTTCGCGGTCCTGTTCGGCTTTGCTGCCTCGGTCTTGGCGCTAGCGGGCGGCTTCTCGGTCAACATCTCGCAGCTCTACAACGCCAGATCGAGCCTGCAGGGCGTGGTCGACGCCGCGGTGACATCGACGGCGCGCGACCTGACGACCGGGGTCATCAAGGAAGCCGATGCCAACAAGGCGGTGAAAGCTTTTCTCGACGCCAACGGCACCGCCGGAATTCTGCAGGCGGGCCAGGTCGCCCTTGACCGGCTGATCGTCGACAAGACCGCTAAAACGGTCCAGGTGGACGCCCACGTCGATGTCGCCTTGTTCTTCCCGGTTTTCGGCATGGGCGACACGAAACGCGTCACAGCGTCTACGACATCGCTCTATTCGGACAAGACCATCGAAGTGGCGATGATGCTCGATGTGACCGGATCGATGGCCGGTCAGAAAATCAAGGACCTGAAGACCGCCGCGGCCAATGCGGTGGACAGTTTCCTGGGTAGCCAGGATCCGAACAGGCCACGGGTGCGCGTTTCGATCGTGCCCTATGCCAATTCGGTCAATGCCGGTCAGCTTGCCGCCAGCAGCGTCTACGTCGAAGCCAATGCCAGTGAGCGCAAGCAGGCGCCCGGCAATGCAAGCGCTCAGTCTGCCTCGGCATCGCCGCGCCCGGACAATTGCGCCACCGAACGCAAAGGGGCCGATCAGTACTCGGACGCGGGTCCTGACTCCAGTATGGTCAACCGCGACTATCTGCTGTCGGGCTTTGCAGCGAACACACGCACCGCCGCTTGCCCGGTCGCGGCGCTCGTGCCTTTGACGGCCGACGCCGCCACGCTCAAGAATGTCATCAAAGATCTTGTCGCCTCGGGCGGCACCGCCGGCCATATCGGCGTCCAGTGGACGTGGTACATGCTTTCGGAAAGCTGGGGCAGCGTGCTCAATGCTTCGCAGCGGCCTGCCAGGTTCGATCCGAAGAAAGTTGGCAAGTACGCAATCCTTATGACGGACGGCGAATTCAACCTGTCCTATTTCGACGCCACCGGCGTTGACGGGGTTTACAACGACGCCGGCAAGGAAACGACCCGCACGGCGGCGACAAAACTCTGCGCGGCGATGCGCAACAAAGGCATAGAAATCTTCACGATCGGCTTCAAACTCGATGAGGCGAATGCAGTCACGACGCTGCAGACCTGTGCCAGCCCCGATACGGGTTCAGTCAAGCACTTCTACCAGGCCGCCGACGGCATCGAATTGGATACGGCCTTTCAGACGATCGCCCGCAACATCGAAACCCTTGCGTTGACGAAATAG
- a CDS encoding heparinase II/III family protein: MALAASNTTRLWTLVAKEFWRKTRRRLRAGPVYRWRYSGRTPERVLIAPPDLRLADPQIALEIYYGRYPLSGHLVETGGKSPFQINVPNHGWQKTLHGFRWLRHMRAAGTELAAANARALVSDWIAMHGNNIAGIGWEPGTTAKRIIAWLQHSSVVLQGAEFPFYRAFLKSLAVQIRYLRSMAREMPDGKDRLRARIALAFAALSLPAPASALRGATRNLAEELNRQILADGGHISRNPMAVLEILADLLPLRQTYANQAETPPQALIGAIDRMLPALRFFRHQDGSLARFNGMGATIHDRIATILRHDDTAGAPLLHAPHSGYERLSMGGVTVIADTGLPPPVDVSNAAHAGCLAFELSSGRQHYIVNAGIDTYGAAEFRPLARATAAHSTATINDTSSARFSHSLRVNDLLGSPLIGGPQQVQCKRIDQKGVQGFIARHDGYVPRFGFLHERELKLSTNGNVLAGRDRFQRPGNAAIRNNGRDFITVRFHVHPDINLLQDEHDRLVLTADQADSWVFTATEVVPEVEESIYFAGLGGPRRSRQIVLAFKASDVSEVHWQLTRTSISGYPENN, from the coding sequence TTGGCACTGGCTGCCAGCAACACGACGCGTCTGTGGACGCTTGTCGCGAAGGAGTTCTGGCGCAAGACGCGCCGGCGCCTGCGTGCCGGGCCGGTCTACCGCTGGCGCTATTCCGGCCGCACGCCGGAACGTGTGCTGATCGCACCGCCGGACCTGCGCCTCGCCGACCCGCAGATCGCGCTCGAGATCTATTACGGCCGCTATCCCCTGTCGGGGCACCTGGTCGAAACCGGTGGCAAGTCGCCGTTCCAGATCAACGTCCCCAATCATGGCTGGCAGAAGACGCTGCACGGCTTCCGCTGGCTGCGTCACATGCGCGCCGCCGGCACCGAGCTTGCCGCCGCCAATGCGCGTGCCCTGGTTTCGGACTGGATCGCCATGCATGGCAACAACATTGCCGGCATCGGCTGGGAACCTGGCACGACGGCCAAGCGCATCATCGCCTGGCTGCAGCATTCCTCCGTCGTGCTGCAGGGCGCCGAGTTCCCCTTCTATCGCGCCTTCCTGAAATCGCTGGCCGTCCAGATCCGCTACCTCAGGTCGATGGCGCGCGAAATGCCGGACGGCAAGGACCGGCTGCGTGCCCGCATCGCACTGGCCTTCGCCGCCCTGTCCCTGCCGGCGCCGGCTTCGGCGCTGCGCGGTGCCACCCGCAACCTGGCCGAGGAACTCAACCGCCAGATTCTCGCCGATGGCGGCCATATCTCACGCAATCCGATGGCGGTGCTGGAAATCCTCGCCGACCTTTTGCCGCTGCGCCAGACCTATGCCAACCAGGCGGAAACCCCGCCGCAGGCGCTGATCGGCGCCATCGACCGCATGCTGCCGGCGCTGCGCTTCTTCCGCCACCAGGACGGCAGCCTCGCCCGCTTCAACGGCATGGGCGCCACCATCCATGACCGCATCGCCACCATATTGCGCCATGACGACACCGCCGGCGCGCCGCTGCTACACGCGCCGCATTCGGGCTATGAGCGGCTGTCGATGGGCGGCGTCACCGTCATCGCCGACACCGGCCTGCCGCCGCCGGTCGACGTTTCCAACGCCGCACATGCCGGCTGCCTCGCCTTCGAACTGTCGTCCGGCCGCCAGCACTACATCGTCAATGCCGGCATCGACACCTATGGCGCCGCCGAATTCCGGCCGCTGGCCCGAGCCACCGCCGCGCACTCGACCGCCACCATCAACGACACTTCTTCGGCACGCTTCAGCCATTCGCTGCGCGTCAACGACCTGCTCGGTTCGCCGCTGATCGGCGGCCCGCAGCAAGTGCAGTGCAAGCGCATCGACCAGAAGGGCGTCCAGGGCTTCATTGCCCGCCATGACGGCTATGTCCCGCGTTTCGGCTTCCTGCATGAGCGTGAGCTGAAACTGTCGACGAACGGCAATGTGCTGGCCGGCAGGGACCGGTTCCAGCGCCCCGGCAATGCCGCGATCCGCAACAATGGCCGTGACTTCATCACCGTGCGCTTCCATGTCCATCCCGACATCAACCTGCTGCAGGACGAGCATGACCGGCTGGTGCTGACCGCCGATCAGGCCGACAGCTGGGTGTTCACGGCAACCGAAGTGGTGCCCGAGGTCGAGGAATCGATCTATTTCGCCGGTCTTGGCGGCCCGCGCCGCAGCCGGCAGATCGTGCTTGCCTTCAAGGCCTCCGACGTGTCCGAAGTGCACTGGCAGCTGACGCGCACCAGCATTTCCGGTTATCCGGAAAACAATTGA
- the htpX gene encoding zinc metalloprotease HtpX: MNTIRTAMLLAAMTALFMGVGFLIGGSGGMMIAFVIAAGTNLFSYWNADKMVLSMNRAVEVDEKNAPEYYAIVQALAKQAGLPMPKTYLIDNPQPNAFATGRNPQNAAVAASTGLLQRLTHEEVAAVMAHELAHVQHRDTLTMTIVATFAGAISMLGNFAFFLGGNRNNNPFGFVGVLAAMIVAPFAAMIVQMAVSRTREYEADRRGAEICGHPLWLASALDKIARGAERIPNPDAERNPAMAHLFIINPLHGERMDNLFSTHPSTDNRIAALQEMARQMAGGDTQAAPHQAPAPRQAEGQQPSGPWGQVAQPELPAEPEKPKSNPWGRNPTGPKGRWS; this comes from the coding sequence ATGAACACCATTCGCACCGCCATGCTTCTTGCCGCGATGACGGCACTGTTCATGGGCGTCGGCTTCCTGATCGGCGGTTCGGGCGGCATGATGATCGCCTTTGTGATCGCCGCTGGCACCAATCTGTTCAGCTACTGGAACGCCGACAAGATGGTGCTGTCGATGAACCGTGCCGTCGAGGTCGACGAGAAGAATGCGCCGGAATATTACGCCATCGTCCAGGCGCTGGCCAAGCAGGCCGGGCTGCCGATGCCGAAAACCTATCTGATCGACAATCCGCAGCCGAACGCCTTCGCCACCGGCCGCAACCCACAGAACGCGGCGGTCGCCGCCTCCACCGGCCTGTTGCAGCGGCTGACCCATGAAGAAGTCGCGGCTGTCATGGCGCACGAGCTCGCGCACGTCCAGCACCGCGACACGCTGACCATGACCATCGTCGCCACCTTTGCCGGCGCCATCTCGATGCTCGGCAATTTCGCTTTTTTCCTCGGCGGCAACCGCAACAACAACCCGTTCGGCTTTGTCGGCGTGCTGGCGGCGATGATCGTGGCGCCGTTTGCCGCCATGATCGTGCAGATGGCGGTCAGCCGCACCCGCGAATACGAGGCCGACCGGCGCGGCGCCGAAATCTGTGGACACCCGCTGTGGCTGGCATCCGCGCTTGACAAGATCGCCCGTGGAGCAGAACGCATCCCCAACCCCGATGCGGAGCGCAATCCGGCGATGGCGCATCTCTTCATCATCAATCCCCTGCACGGCGAGCGCATGGACAATCTGTTCTCCACCCACCCGAGCACCGACAACCGCATCGCCGCGTTGCAAGAGATGGCACGGCAGATGGCAGGCGGCGACACCCAGGCTGCGCCACACCAGGCACCGGCGCCTCGGCAGGCCGAGGGCCAACAGCCGTCCGGCCCGTGGGGCCAGGTCGCGCAACCTGAGTTACCGGCGGAGCCTGAGAAGCCGAAGTCCAATCCATGGGGTCGTAACCCGACCGGGCCCAAGGGCCGATGGTCGTGA